The following proteins are encoded in a genomic region of Variovorax paradoxus:
- the hemW gene encoding radical SAM family heme chaperone HemW — protein MATVFPIQPAQAAGAPQANDVLHWMRPGPLQLAALPPLSLYIHLPWCLRKCPYCDFNSHEWRATSEAEAGGIPEAAYLDALIADLDAALPLIWGRTVHTIFIGGGTPSLFSPESIDRLLGDARARLKLAPDCEISLEANPGTFERNRFRAYRTAGVTRLSVGVQSFNDEHLKALGRVHDRAQAIAAVEEAASAFDTFNLDLMYALPGQTIEGLDADLSQALALAPPHISVYHLTIEPNTWFAKFPPALPEDDLAYAMLDRITERTAASGMSRYEVSAYARSGHTCAHNLNYWQFGDYLGIGAGAHSKLSFAHRIVRQVRFREPRLYMDNARAGTAVSQSDEVALADLPFEFMLNALRLKEGFTLPQFSERTGLAMTSIQKGLEEAERKGLVARDLHRVWPTERGLDFLSDLQTLFLPED, from the coding sequence GTGGCCACCGTATTTCCCATTCAGCCGGCGCAGGCCGCCGGCGCACCGCAAGCCAACGACGTGCTGCACTGGATGCGCCCCGGCCCGCTGCAATTGGCCGCGCTGCCGCCGTTGTCGCTCTACATCCACCTGCCGTGGTGCTTGCGCAAGTGCCCCTACTGCGACTTCAACTCGCACGAGTGGCGCGCCACCAGCGAGGCCGAGGCCGGCGGCATTCCCGAAGCGGCCTACCTCGACGCGCTCATTGCCGACCTGGATGCGGCGCTGCCCCTTATCTGGGGCCGCACCGTTCACACCATTTTTATCGGCGGCGGAACGCCAAGCCTTTTTTCGCCCGAGTCCATCGACCGTTTGCTGGGCGACGCGCGCGCCCGCCTCAAGCTCGCGCCCGACTGCGAGATTTCGCTCGAAGCCAACCCCGGCACCTTCGAGCGCAACCGCTTTCGCGCCTACCGCACCGCCGGCGTCACGCGCCTTTCGGTCGGCGTGCAGAGCTTCAACGACGAGCACCTGAAGGCCCTCGGTCGCGTGCACGACCGCGCCCAGGCCATTGCCGCGGTGGAAGAAGCCGCGAGCGCGTTCGACACCTTCAACCTCGACCTGATGTACGCGCTGCCGGGCCAGACCATCGAGGGCCTGGACGCCGATTTGTCGCAAGCGCTGGCGCTCGCGCCGCCGCACATTTCGGTGTACCACCTCACCATCGAGCCCAACACCTGGTTCGCCAAGTTTCCGCCCGCCTTGCCTGAAGACGACCTGGCCTACGCCATGCTCGACCGCATCACCGAGCGAACCGCCGCCAGCGGCATGTCGCGCTACGAGGTTTCCGCCTATGCGCGCAGCGGCCACACCTGCGCGCACAACCTCAACTACTGGCAGTTTGGTGACTACCTGGGCATTGGCGCCGGCGCGCACAGCAAGCTGAGCTTTGCGCACCGCATCGTGCGCCAGGTGCGCTTTCGCGAACCGCGCCTGTACATGGACAACGCCCGCGCCGGCACGGCCGTGTCGCAAAGCGACGAGGTCGCGCTGGCCGACCTGCCGTTCGAGTTCATGCTCAACGCGCTGCGCCTGAAAGAAGGCTTTACGCTGCCCCAGTTCAGCGAGCGCACCGGGCTGGCCATGACCAGCATTCAAAAAGGTTTGGAAGAAGCCGAGCGCAAGGGCCTCGTCGCCCGCGACCTGCACCGCGTGTGGCCCACCGAACGCGGGCTGGATTTTCTGAGCGACCTGCAGACGCTTTTCCTGCCCGAGGATTGA
- a CDS encoding IS3 family transposase (programmed frameshift): MKKSNKFSPEVRERAVRMVQEHRGEYPSLWAAIESIAPKIGCVPQTLNEWVKRDEVDNGVREGVTTSEAQRMKELEREVKELRRANEILKLASAFFGPGGARPPTEVLRDFIDKYRGTFGVEPICKVLQVAPSGYRRHAALLREPHKRCARAHRDDVLMPAIQRVWQANMQVYGADKVWRQLIREGTAVARCTVERLMRRLGLRGVMRGKVVKTTISDARAPCPLDRVNRQFRAQRPNQLWVSDFTYVSTWQGWLYVAFVIDVFARRIVGWRVSSSMRTDFVLGALEQALYDRQPERDGSLICHSDRGSQYVSIRYTERLGEAGIEPSVGSKGDSYDNALAETINGLCKAELIHRRAPWKTKEAVEFATLEWVSWFNHQRPLEPIGYIPPAEAEANYYRQLASQTATAVV; this comes from the exons ATGAAGAAGTCGAACAAGTTCTCACCCGAGGTGCGTGAACGCGCGGTGAGGATGGTGCAAGAGCACCGTGGGGAGTACCCGTCGTTGTGGGCCGCGATCGAATCGATTGCACCGAAGATCGGCTGCGTGCCGCAGACGCTGAACGAATGGGTCAAGCGTGACGAGGTCGACAACGGCGTGCGCGAAGGCGTCACGACCAGCGAGGCCCAGCGGATGAAGGAGCTCGAGCGCGAGGTCAAGGAGCTGCGCCGGGCCAACGAGATCCTAAAGCTGGCCAGCGCGTTTTTCG GCCCAGGCGGAGCTCGACCGCCGACTGAAGTCCTGAGGGATTTCATCGACAAGTATCGCGGCACCTTCGGGGTCGAGCCGATCTGCAAGGTCTTGCAGGTCGCCCCGTCGGGCTATCGGCGGCATGCGGCACTGCTGCGAGAGCCGCACAAGCGCTGTGCCAGGGCACACCGCGACGATGTCCTCATGCCAGCGATTCAGCGCGTGTGGCAGGCCAACATGCAGGTCTATGGCGCTGACAAGGTCTGGCGGCAGCTGATACGCGAAGGCACGGCGGTGGCCCGCTGCACGGTCGAGCGGCTGATGCGGCGCCTGGGGCTGCGCGGCGTGATGCGCGGCAAGGTGGTGAAGACCACGATCAGCGATGCCAGGGCGCCATGCCCGCTGGACCGGGTCAACCGGCAGTTCCGCGCGCAGCGTCCGAACCAGCTGTGGGTCTCGGACTTCACGTACGTGTCGACCTGGCAGGGCTGGCTCTACGTGGCCTTCGTGATCGACGTGTTCGCCCGGCGCATTGTGGGCTGGCGGGTCAGTAGCTCGATGCGCACGGACTTCGTGCTCGGTGCCTTGGAGCAAGCGCTGTACGACCGTCAGCCCGAGCGCGACGGCAGCTTGATTTGCCACTCGGATCGCGGCTCGCAATACGTCAGCATCCGGTACACCGAACGGCTGGGCGAGGCGGGCATCGAGCCGTCAGTAGGCAGCAAAGGCGACTCCTATGACAACGCCCTGGCCGAGACAATCAATGGGCTCTGCAAGGCCGAGTTGATCCATCGCCGGGCACCGTGGAAGACCAAGGAGGCGGTGGAGTTCGCAACGCTCGAATGGGTGTCCTGGTTCAACCACCAACGCCCGCTCGAACCGATCGGCTACATCCCGCCTGCAGAAGCTGAGGCAAACTATTACCGGCAACTCGCCAGTCAGACCGCCACGGCGGTGGTATGA
- a CDS encoding helix-turn-helix domain-containing protein has product MCRLRRFPEMHIYSRSTAMKNASRRATPLPAPIAGTLPNEVTLALGKNLKKLRLAAGKTQAALAYDAEVERSRISKLEGGHINPSVMTLATLCYSLGTTLPVLFEGIVATNAPTSEGGFLRRKNQAVLNKPARLAERRPHST; this is encoded by the coding sequence ATGTGTCGTTTAAGACGTTTCCCTGAGATGCACATTTATTCACGCTCGACGGCGATGAAAAATGCCAGCCGAAGAGCCACACCCCTGCCCGCCCCCATAGCCGGGACCTTGCCCAACGAGGTAACGCTGGCGCTAGGGAAGAACCTGAAGAAGCTGAGACTTGCCGCTGGCAAGACCCAAGCGGCCCTGGCCTATGACGCTGAGGTTGAACGGTCCCGGATCTCGAAGCTCGAAGGGGGCCACATCAATCCCTCAGTGATGACGCTGGCAACCCTCTGCTACAGCTTGGGGACAACGTTGCCTGTGCTTTTTGAGGGAATTGTTGCTACGAACGCTCCGACGTCTGAAGGGGGGTTTTTACGGAGAAAGAATCAGGCAGTTCTAAATAAGCCTGCGAGGCTTGCAGAAAGGCGCCCACACAGTACTTGA
- a CDS encoding DUF2958 domain-containing protein, with protein sequence MELITPELRQLLLANGKASRGNPRFDPHPVVKWLNPRGAARWLITELNPDDADTAYGLCDLGMGAPAPGHVSTRALMSIRLLGGTLGIERDLHWKANKPLSEYVRLARRAVRIVD encoded by the coding sequence TTGGAACTCATCACCCCCGAGTTGCGCCAGCTATTGCTCGCCAACGGCAAAGCATCGCGCGGCAACCCTCGCTTCGATCCGCATCCGGTGGTCAAGTGGCTCAACCCGCGGGGTGCTGCCAGGTGGCTCATCACTGAACTGAACCCCGACGACGCAGACACGGCCTATGGCTTGTGCGACCTGGGCATGGGAGCGCCTGCGCCGGGCCATGTGTCCACGCGCGCGCTGATGTCGATCCGGCTGTTGGGCGGCACCCTGGGCATCGAGCGCGACCTGCACTGGAAGGCGAACAAGCCCCTGAGCGAATACGTACGGCTGGCACGGCGTGCCGTGCGCATCGTCGACTGA
- a CDS encoding LysR family transcriptional regulator: MKLDSTTVQLVLCIAEEGSISRAADKLSLAVAAASKRVTDLEAQLGAKLFKRVPHGVLITEAGSRLMAHIRQIDNLIGRLEGDAQVLCRGQDGRILIGAPKAAIIQFLAKDIARLRDAYPQITLKIMEENSKIVQQLLRDKVIDVGIYEKKSGFLDLPKFDYRQDRLVLVYSRRHFQFAAEGPVGIDDFLDLPIVSLGKGSAILSALQAAYRSRGRSFPNNFSTSGFDTMLALVRHGLGVGLMPPEVLRSFHPEDDLGSVEIQGDWHQRAYVLSCVEGHAQEQTLRNVVAQLIGNKA, translated from the coding sequence ATGAAGCTCGACTCCACCACCGTCCAACTCGTCCTTTGCATCGCCGAAGAAGGCAGCATCTCGCGGGCCGCCGACAAGCTGAGCCTAGCGGTGGCCGCCGCGTCCAAGCGCGTGACGGACCTGGAGGCGCAATTGGGTGCCAAGCTGTTCAAGCGGGTCCCCCACGGCGTGTTGATCACCGAGGCAGGCAGCCGGCTGATGGCACACATCCGGCAGATCGACAATCTTATCGGCCGGCTCGAGGGCGATGCCCAGGTGCTGTGCCGCGGTCAGGATGGGCGCATCCTCATCGGCGCGCCGAAGGCGGCCATCATCCAGTTCCTTGCGAAGGACATCGCCCGCCTTCGCGACGCCTACCCGCAGATCACGCTGAAGATCATGGAAGAGAACAGCAAGATCGTGCAGCAGTTGCTGCGCGACAAGGTGATCGACGTCGGCATCTATGAGAAGAAGAGCGGGTTCCTGGATCTGCCGAAGTTCGACTACCGGCAGGACAGGCTGGTGCTCGTGTACAGCCGCCGGCATTTCCAGTTTGCGGCGGAAGGCCCGGTGGGCATCGACGACTTTCTGGATCTGCCGATCGTGAGCCTCGGCAAGGGCTCGGCGATCTTGTCCGCCTTGCAGGCGGCCTACCGCAGCCGCGGCCGATCGTTTCCGAACAACTTCTCGACCAGCGGTTTCGACACCATGCTGGCGCTGGTGCGCCATGGCTTGGGTGTGGGCCTGATGCCGCCCGAGGTGCTGCGCAGCTTCCACCCCGAAGACGATCTGGGCTCGGTCGAAATCCAGGGCGACTGGCACCAACGCGCCTACGTGCTGTCCTGCGTGGAAGGCCATGCGCAGGAGCAGACGCTGCGCAACGTGGTGGCCCAGCTGATTGGCAACAAAGCCTAG
- a CDS encoding Bug family tripartite tricarboxylate transporter substrate binding protein has protein sequence MKRRDFIAASAGALAAPWALAATELPKGIVKIYVGWAPGGGTDVFARIVGQKLSELWGRSVVVENKPGATGALAADFFARTRFTEGVNLLMAHVNTHAISPHIFKSITYDPLKDFAPIAMVGATPHILVTSAKNSIGSVKEVVEQCRKSPGKISFGSSGTGSVQHLAAAMFNMAADVKSIHVPYKGSGPMQTDLIGGQIDYSFDTMTAATAQVKAKRMTGIVQTRLQRARGFPEMPTMDEQGFKGFDVSSWYGVVGPKDMSRDLALQINADINKVLALPDVVARFDGYGVEDGGGSVDKFAAFMAAEFKKWGDVVRTAKVTEEG, from the coding sequence ATGAAACGCAGAGACTTCATTGCGGCCAGCGCCGGCGCGCTGGCCGCGCCTTGGGCCCTCGCGGCCACGGAGCTGCCCAAGGGCATCGTCAAGATCTACGTGGGCTGGGCGCCCGGCGGCGGCACCGACGTGTTCGCCCGCATCGTGGGGCAGAAGCTCTCGGAGCTGTGGGGCCGCTCGGTGGTGGTCGAGAACAAGCCCGGCGCCACCGGCGCATTGGCTGCCGACTTCTTCGCGCGGACCCGGTTCACCGAAGGCGTGAACCTGCTGATGGCCCATGTCAACACGCACGCCATCTCGCCGCACATCTTCAAGAGCATCACCTACGACCCGCTGAAGGACTTCGCGCCCATTGCCATGGTCGGCGCCACACCGCACATCCTGGTGACCAGCGCGAAGAATTCCATCGGCTCGGTCAAGGAAGTGGTCGAGCAGTGCAGAAAGAGCCCGGGGAAGATCAGCTTCGGCTCCTCCGGCACGGGATCGGTGCAGCACCTGGCAGCCGCGATGTTCAACATGGCCGCCGACGTCAAGAGCATCCACGTGCCCTACAAGGGCTCGGGCCCGATGCAGACGGACCTGATCGGCGGGCAGATCGATTACAGCTTCGACACCATGACGGCGGCCACGGCCCAGGTCAAGGCCAAGCGCATGACGGGCATCGTCCAGACGCGTCTGCAGCGGGCCAGGGGCTTTCCGGAGATGCCGACCATGGACGAGCAGGGCTTCAAGGGCTTCGACGTATCCAGCTGGTATGGCGTGGTCGGCCCCAAGGATATGTCCAGAGACCTGGCACTGCAGATAAACGCCGACATCAACAAGGTGCTGGCGCTGCCGGATGTGGTTGCGCGCTTCGACGGTTACGGCGTGGAGGACGGCGGTGGTTCCGTCGACAAGTTCGCGGCTTTCATGGCTGCCGAGTTCAAGAAATGGGGCGACGTGGTGCGCACCGCCAAGGTCACCGAGGAGGGCTGA
- a CDS encoding CaiB/BaiF CoA transferase family protein: protein MNHAQQLPLQGIRVLDVSQVMAGPFACMLLADLGADVIKVEPPGGDQTRGAMGFKMKGPDSMGFLNMNRNKRSLTLDLKNEDDRASFYKLAQTADVIVENYRPGAVQRLGIDYESIKKIHPKIVYVSISGFGQSGPWAERPGFDLMAQAMSGVMSVTGYPGEKPVKAGVPVADIGCALFATYALLAAYIGAQKSGVGQHIDASLFDAAMAFSVWDMSEYWGTGTRPTPLGTSNKMSAPYQAVKARDGYFVMGATNQKLWTRLCELLQRPDLVEHADYASVSLRLKNREALIEALEQEFGQRDSTDWIDAMLAAGIPAGPILSYPEAFEGEHGTHRRMCMEIDHPIEGKVKNIGFPVKLLGTPQQVRRHPPLLGEHNEEILAEINTPASATEAL from the coding sequence ATGAACCACGCGCAACAACTGCCGCTGCAGGGCATCCGGGTGCTGGACGTGAGCCAGGTCATGGCCGGGCCGTTCGCCTGCATGCTGCTCGCCGACCTGGGCGCCGATGTGATCAAGGTCGAGCCGCCGGGCGGCGACCAGACCCGCGGCGCCATGGGTTTCAAGATGAAGGGCCCGGACAGCATGGGCTTCCTGAACATGAACCGCAACAAGCGCTCGCTGACGCTGGACCTCAAGAACGAGGACGACCGCGCATCGTTCTACAAGCTGGCCCAGACTGCCGACGTGATCGTCGAAAACTACCGCCCCGGCGCGGTGCAGCGCCTGGGCATCGACTACGAGTCCATCAAAAAGATCCATCCGAAGATCGTGTACGTCAGCATCTCGGGCTTCGGCCAGAGCGGCCCGTGGGCCGAGCGGCCGGGCTTCGACCTGATGGCGCAGGCCATGTCCGGCGTGATGAGCGTGACCGGCTACCCCGGCGAGAAGCCGGTCAAGGCCGGCGTGCCCGTGGCCGATATTGGCTGCGCGCTGTTTGCCACCTACGCGCTGCTCGCGGCCTACATCGGCGCGCAGAAGTCGGGCGTGGGCCAGCACATCGACGCTTCGCTGTTCGATGCGGCCATGGCCTTCTCGGTCTGGGACATGTCCGAATACTGGGGCACGGGCACGCGGCCGACACCGCTGGGCACCAGCAACAAGATGAGCGCGCCTTACCAAGCGGTGAAGGCGCGCGATGGCTACTTCGTAATGGGCGCGACCAACCAGAAGCTCTGGACCCGGCTGTGCGAACTGCTGCAGCGGCCAGACCTCGTCGAGCACGCGGACTACGCCAGCGTGTCGCTGCGCCTCAAGAACCGCGAGGCGCTGATCGAGGCGCTCGAACAGGAGTTCGGCCAGCGGGACAGCACCGACTGGATCGACGCCATGCTGGCCGCCGGCATTCCCGCCGGCCCCATCCTGTCGTATCCGGAGGCCTTCGAAGGCGAGCACGGCACGCACCGCCGCATGTGCATGGAGATCGACCACCCGATCGAGGGCAAGGTCAAGAACATCGGCTTTCCCGTCAAGCTGCTGGGTACGCCGCAGCAGGTGCGCCGGCACCCGCCATTGCTGGGCGAGCACAACGAAGAAATCCTGGCCGAGATCAACACGCCAGCCAGCGCGACGGAGGCCTTGTGA
- a CDS encoding enoyl-CoA hydratase, which produces MSSAECVRLGVHASGVAEIVIHRPERHNAMTLQMYEALLDHIGACVRNPAVRSVLFKGAGGKSFISGTDIAHFKDFQGGRDGIAYEAFVERVIDAVERIAVPTVAVVDGWAVGGGLALATACDFRVCSDASRFGAPIAKTLSNTLSSRNIARLQAALGVPRVKRMLLLADYLTAQEALACGYVHAACAAGELDAAALALAERLMALSPVTHKAVKESIRRIVVEQRLDDDDLIDEVYGSQAFRNGVAAFIGR; this is translated from the coding sequence GTGAGTTCAGCCGAATGCGTGCGGCTGGGAGTCCATGCCTCGGGCGTGGCCGAGATCGTGATCCATCGCCCCGAGCGCCACAACGCGATGACGCTGCAGATGTACGAGGCGCTGCTGGACCATATCGGCGCGTGCGTGCGCAACCCGGCGGTGCGCAGCGTGCTGTTCAAGGGGGCGGGCGGCAAGTCTTTCATTTCGGGCACGGACATCGCCCATTTCAAGGACTTCCAGGGCGGCCGCGACGGCATTGCCTACGAGGCTTTCGTGGAGCGCGTCATTGATGCGGTCGAACGCATTGCCGTCCCCACCGTGGCCGTGGTCGACGGCTGGGCCGTGGGTGGCGGCCTCGCGCTAGCCACGGCCTGCGATTTCCGGGTCTGCAGCGACGCATCGCGCTTCGGCGCGCCGATTGCCAAGACGCTGTCCAACACCTTGTCTTCGCGCAACATCGCGCGGCTGCAGGCCGCCCTGGGCGTGCCGCGTGTCAAGCGGATGCTGCTGCTCGCCGACTACCTGACGGCACAGGAAGCGCTGGCCTGCGGCTATGTGCATGCCGCCTGCGCGGCAGGCGAACTGGATGCCGCGGCCCTTGCGCTGGCAGAGCGGCTCATGGCGCTGTCTCCGGTCACGCACAAGGCCGTGAAGGAGAGCATCCGCCGCATCGTCGTCGAACAGCGGCTGGATGACGATGACCTGATCGACGAGGTGTATGGCAGCCAGGCATTTCGCAACGGCGTGGCCGCTTTCATCGGCCGATGA
- a CDS encoding alkaline phosphatase D family protein codes for MRNQDEKKNEETSHRPSDGSADPQQALTGTTRRSLIRNAVLFAMFSGGGISLSGCGGGGGGGGGGGGGGGGGIGGGTPPESTGPVFKHGIASGDPLSDRVVIWTRVTAPAPGTINLRWELASDERFGVIVARGTISTGPERDYTVKVDATGLQPASTYFYRFIMGNEISPIGRTKTLPVGGVSQAKLAVVSCSNFPSGYFNVYADIAKRTDIDVVLHLGDYIYEFGRVGYASQLAIAIDRVSSPDHEILTLQDYRERHAQYRTDIDLLALNARLPMIAVWDDHDLADNAWAGGAANHDESTEGSFAARRAAAVQAFHEWLPTRLPDPSNPLQIYRSFDIGTLASMHMLDTRLIGRDKQVNLDQYLAGEAAAPTRQLLGQPQVDWLSARMAASAGTWQVLGQQVLMMRMTIPLSVATDFSLEKLGAYLAALALPDSARSDNQRALVTQQKVPYNLDAWDGYPAARDTVLAMARNQGKNLISLAGDTHNAWAGNLTDTSGQRVGVEFGTSSVSSPGFERALPLIANNVLADGFLRMVDDLRYAETSKRGYAVLTLMPAEARCEYVEISTVLSRNYSVRTAATVRVLPGTGNLQVLAA; via the coding sequence ATGCGCAACCAAGATGAGAAGAAGAATGAAGAGACAAGCCATCGCCCTTCCGATGGCAGCGCCGATCCCCAACAAGCCCTGACCGGCACCACCCGACGTTCGCTCATACGCAATGCCGTGCTGTTCGCGATGTTCTCGGGCGGCGGCATCAGCCTGTCCGGCTGCGGGGGTGGAGGCGGTGGTGGTGGTGGGGGCGGCGGCGGTGGAGGCGGCGGTATTGGTGGCGGCACTCCGCCCGAGAGCACTGGCCCGGTGTTCAAGCACGGCATCGCCAGCGGCGACCCGTTGTCGGACCGCGTGGTGATCTGGACCCGGGTCACAGCACCCGCACCGGGCACCATCAACCTGCGGTGGGAGCTGGCCAGCGACGAGCGTTTTGGCGTGATCGTCGCGCGCGGCACCATCAGCACCGGCCCCGAGCGCGACTACACGGTGAAGGTGGATGCCACCGGGCTCCAGCCGGCCAGCACCTATTTCTATCGCTTCATCATGGGCAACGAAATCTCGCCCATCGGCCGTACCAAGACGCTGCCGGTGGGCGGCGTGTCGCAGGCCAAGCTGGCGGTGGTCTCTTGCTCCAACTTCCCGAGCGGCTACTTCAATGTGTACGCCGACATTGCCAAGCGCACCGACATCGACGTGGTGCTGCATCTTGGTGACTACATCTACGAGTTTGGCCGGGTGGGCTATGCGTCGCAGCTGGCCATTGCCATCGACCGCGTGTCGTCACCCGACCACGAGATCTTGACGCTGCAGGACTACCGCGAACGCCATGCGCAATACCGCACCGACATCGACCTGCTCGCCCTGAATGCGCGGCTGCCCATGATCGCCGTGTGGGACGACCACGACCTGGCCGACAACGCATGGGCAGGCGGTGCCGCCAACCACGACGAATCGACCGAGGGCAGCTTTGCCGCACGGCGCGCGGCTGCCGTGCAGGCTTTTCACGAGTGGCTGCCGACACGGCTGCCCGACCCGTCCAACCCGTTGCAGATCTATCGCTCGTTCGACATTGGCACGCTGGCGTCGATGCACATGCTCGACACCCGGCTGATCGGCCGCGACAAGCAGGTCAACCTCGACCAGTATCTGGCCGGCGAGGCAGCCGCCCCCACGCGCCAGCTGCTGGGCCAGCCGCAGGTGGACTGGCTCTCTGCGCGCATGGCCGCGTCGGCCGGCACCTGGCAGGTGCTGGGCCAGCAGGTGCTCATGATGCGCATGACCATTCCCCTGAGCGTTGCGACCGACTTCAGCCTCGAGAAACTGGGCGCCTACCTGGCGGCGCTGGCGCTTCCGGATTCCGCGCGCAGCGACAACCAGAGGGCCCTGGTCACGCAGCAGAAGGTGCCCTACAACCTCGACGCCTGGGACGGCTACCCGGCCGCCCGCGACACCGTGCTGGCCATGGCGCGCAACCAGGGCAAGAACCTGATCTCGCTGGCCGGCGACACCCACAACGCCTGGGCCGGGAACCTCACCGACACCTCCGGGCAGCGGGTGGGGGTCGAGTTCGGAACCTCGTCGGTGTCTTCCCCCGGCTTCGAGCGGGCGCTGCCGCTGATTGCCAACAACGTGCTGGCGGACGGCTTCTTGCGCATGGTCGACGACCTGCGCTACGCGGAGACCAGCAAGCGCGGTTATGCCGTGCTGACCCTGATGCCGGCCGAAGCGCGCTGCGAATACGTCGAGATCAGCACAGTGCTGAGCCGCAACTATTCGGTGAGGACCGCCGCCACGGTGCGCGTACTGCCGGGCACCGGCAATCTGCAAGTGCTCGCCGCCTGA